DNA sequence from the Nerophis lumbriciformis linkage group LG10, RoL_Nlum_v2.1, whole genome shotgun sequence genome:
TGTGAAACAAAGGCATTAGCTAGAGACTGATTGATTATTTGGGATATGACCTGAGAGATTACAGCCATCATGGTAAATTGGACATCCAGAGATCATTAATATGAGTAATATAGAGATAGGTAAATGATATTAAACAAATCAAAATCCAAAATCCCACCAAGTGTATTAAAAGCACAGAGAAACATGTCAAAATCATCCCTCATCTCCCCCTCCCCTGGTGCTCGCACACCCACCACGTCACCATGAAAAGACAAAAGAAGGAGTGCATGACACAGAGGCACTCTCACGCCCCCTAGACGGAGAGACAGGCGGATTGAGAGGCGTAGCTGATCCCTGACAAAGAGTGCGGGCTCTCTAGCCTCACTTTATGCCCAGTGATACCAGCGAGGCCCGATCCTGACGTCAGCGTTATTTTTGTCCATCTCCAAACCAGGGAGGGGTTATCATCCCTGATGCATTGTTCACACATGCAGCATCATCCAAAACAGGTTTTATCTTAAGAGGACAAAGCCACGTTCTCCCTTTCATGGCACATTACAACCAATGACTTATGATTATTTTTATCTAACAGTacaatttccaaacaaaatgctgtgtattattctaataagACAAATATGTCTGAAAGTCACCAGCAACACCTGTAATTAGACAAACCTCACACTGTCATCAAATGTGATTCTCGAGTAAAAGTTTGAAGTCTAACTTTTTCATTATGCATGGTTAATTGTGTGTTTTTATCTTCGCTCGCTGCCCTTGATGACAGTGACAGTGAGGCGCCATCCTCCATCTGTTCTTTCCATGCAGCTTTTTAGCAAAGTGGATCAGCGCAGAATGAccttagtagaaaaaaaaaaaaacggtttaaAAACACATGGCTCTGATGCATTGCACCAATAAAGAAAAGAATCATGTGCAACAACATCAAACATGTGAAACAAAGGCAGGGTTAAGCTCTGAAAAGTAATCCGATTATGCAGGTTTCAATTTAAATTTATCGTGATGGCGTTAGCATCTTTCTGTCCTGTACGCACGACACAGAAAAGCTTTTGTGTTTCTATATGTGGAGGTTAACTATGGAACTGTGCCGTTGGTGGTGTGTGTCTTATGCAAGGGCTGTCTACCTTTCTCACATCACGACTCTGAAGACCGATGAGCGTTGTCAGCAAGTTTAATGACATTCAAAAGGGTGAAACTAAAAATAAGACAAAACAATACGATcaaaatatacacatatgcaGGGAAAAATATACATATGTGCAGCAAAATACACACTTATAGACTGCAATGCTACTCTAAAACGCATTAAATATGTAAATGGAACCCATGGCTTAATTATTCCAACAGGCTGCTGGCCCCTCTTCTCCCTGTGTGTTTTATATTTCTTGGCACTACTGCTGCCTTGCCGTCTCTTTCTCCTATGTTGTGTGAAGGGCTGAGTAAACCTTATTGTCAGCACCACAATCGCTCCCTGGTTCTTGGTATTCTTCATTCAACACAAACATCTCTAAAACAACCAAAGTCCGGGAGGAACACGGACTCCCCCACAGACTGGGGTGAGTATAATCTTCCACCTGATGTACATTTCCCAAATAATTTAGAGAGAATACCAGTCCACCTTATCCATCATTCCCATCAATTAAGTCATTACCCTTTCGATATGAGCGATGCAGAAGCGCCTGgaaaattaagttaagttaaagttaaagttaactttgtcacacacacactaggtgtggtgaaatttttcctctgcatttgacccatcctcttgttcacccactgggaggtgaggggagcagtgagcagcagcggtgatttttttttttggggtgatttaacccccaattctaacccttgatgctgagtgccaggtaACACCCCATAGCCCAACCAAGGTGGCCCAGCCCCACATTGATTCCTGCTGATAATATGCACAGCCTACCACCTAGTGGGCCGCTGTAACTCACCCAACCTACCCCATTCTCAAACATCTATGCCTGCTCACACTAACCTCACATTGACAGGCATTGGCTGTCAATTCCTCCAGTGGGTTAAGGAAAGCCACTAAGGTTAAGGAAAGGTTAAAGAAGGTTAAGGAAAGCTACCAAAAAAATTAGTTTGAACTGAAGTTCAAAATCAAAGGTTGTCCAAAATGAAAAACCTATACTGCCCTGTTGAAAAATCATGCAGTGCTAAAGCTCCCCCAAGACATTAGGTTTGCCAAAGTCATTGATAATGTTGGAAGAGGCTATGGTTCTATTAGGGGTATGAACTTGTCACAGCAGACCATTGTGATTAAACCGAACACTAATTTAACCAATGCTGTTCTGGTGGACAATGTGGTGAAGTTTAGAGATCACCAGGAGAATGACTCTCTCGAAGAAAGAGCTATGAGCTTTGAGCAGGTTGTGGCGGACTTCAGTGTGGACCTGAGTGCAGCTGCAGCTGAGGGTGACCACCAGAGAGTTGATAGAAAATAATAAAAGTGTGTTCTCCTTACACATCCTAGACAATGGCCACACAAAAACAATGCAGCATGAGATCCCTTTGGTCGACTCCCAGCCATTTCAGCTCCCATATTGCAATATCCCCCCTCTCAATGGCAAGATATAAAGAAGTTGCCGAGTTATCAGGCCTAGTAAACGTCCATATGCTTCGCCTGTTGTGATAGTGACCAAGAAAGACGGCTCACCAAGGCTTTGCATTGATAATAGGAAGCTTAACTCCTGCAGCACCAGAGATGGCTTCCATTTACCCTGCATAGTGAAAGTTCTGGAAGCTCTAGGCAAAGTAAAATACTTTTCCACACTTGGTCTTACGTTAGTGTTCTGGCAAGTAGAAGTGGATGAGCATGACAAGCATAAAACAGTATTCAGTAACCCCAGGGGCCTGTTTGAAGGCAACAAAATGCCATTTGGTTTGCAAAATGCAACATTTCAGAGACTCAAGACAACCAAATGGCAGCTTATGTGGAAGGAGGTGCAGGACTTGGGTCACAGGCTGTTGGCAGACAGTGTCAGGACTGACCCTGAGACGATTAGCAAAGTCAAAGACTGGAAGAGGCTCGCAAATTGGAAGGAAATGCTACAGTTCCTTGGATTTGCAGGTTACTATAGATGCTATGTGAAAGGATACTGTGTGTTAGCTGCCCCATTGTACCGTCTTACAATAGGCGACCCAAAGAGGAAAAAGACAGGTGAAAGGAAGAGGCCAGTGCCGGAGTCCCCATTCCTATGAACAGAGGAGTGTGAGGAAGTCTTTCAAGCCCTAAAAGACAGATTCACGATTGCCCCTGTGCTTGGCTACACTGACTTCAATCTGCCATTTGTGCTCCAGAAATATGTTTCAGGAGGAGGACTATGTTCTGTTTTGGCAAAAGTTAAAAATGAATATAGTAGCAGGGGTTTAAGTCTGGCTGAAACGAGGTACCCGGCTCATTAACTTGAGGTTCTTGCACTTAAATTGGCAGTGACTGCAAAGATCAATGACCATCTCTACGGGGGAAGGTTTTCTGTCCTCACTGATAATAAAGTACCTGATGTCTTTTGCGAAGCTGGATGATACAGGGTCTCAGCGCTGTCATCTTTCGATTTTGGACACCCAGTACCAAAGAGGACGAAGCGATGCCAACGCCGGTACTCTTTACCGGATGTCCAATCAGAAGGTAACCTAGGTCTTGCAATCCTGTCTTCAACCTTGTCAAACATTCCAGATGTGCCATACTGAGATGTGGGGACTGAATCACTGCCAGAAATGACAGGGCAGGAACTCAGACAAGGACAAAAGGAGGACCCTGTCACTGGCCCGGTCCTGTTCTTCAAAAGTCAGAATAGGAAACTAAACTGCAATGAGAGAGAAAGTAGAGTGGAGGCGATTGGTGGTGAATGATGGAATCTTGTACCGCATTGTCAGAGATGGTCAGATACAGTGACCATTGTGTTTTACctttttaaaatgaataaatgcGTAGCGGGTTGCATtagctctgtgctcttttaatgAATGTTAtttcctttgtgttctttaatgtttccgtctggttttcatgtgttttataccatttttttGTAGATGTTttcatctgcactgcaaccacataatctcCCCACTGTGGGATAGATAAAGTCTATTGTATCTTATCtccttacgtgtgtgtgtgtgtaagagaaagaagaagaagagggcgtGGTTTGCTGCTACTGTTATttctacggtaaaattctggtgacagaACTGCTGGCTAGTGCATTACTATTCTTTtatttctacagtaaaattatggtgacagagctgccagtttttcaccgtaaaatctactgaattttttttttaacagtaaagtGTCAGACAGACAGTAGTAATAAGTGTATGGCACAATTGTAATGTTAACCATGCAATTTATTTTTTCAGTTTTATACTTTTATTTTTCAGAAATATTACCCCATTCCTTATATTTTACATTGCCTCAAATATaacttaaataaatgtattttctcaCCTACCATAAAAACAAGGGAAAATAACAATTaaataattttgtaaatgttagCAATGAACTATTGTAATGTAAAGTACCGTGATGTACGGTAGTAGTGTGAACATCACTTTCGcacaccttaaaggcctactgaaatgcgattttcttatttaaacggggatagcaggttcattctatgtgtcatacttgatcatttcgcgatattgccatatttttgctgaaaggatttagtagagaacatcgacaataaagttcgcaacttttggtcgctgataaaaaagccttgcctgtaccggaagtagcagacgatatgcgcgtgacgtcacaggttgtggagctcctcacatccgcacattgtttacaatcatggccacctgcagcgagagcgattccgaccaagaaagcgacgatttccccactaatttgagcgaggatgaaagatttgtggatgaggaaagtgagaatgaaggactagagggcagtgggagcgattcagatagggaagatgctgtgagaggcgggtgggacctgatattcagctgggaatgactaaaacagtaaataaacacaagacatatatatactctattacagtgatcctcaacaggcggaccgcggtccatgtccggacccagcgacgtgtccgtccggacccagcacgaattatagtaaaaaaaaaaaaaaaaaatctttttttttttttattattataattataattattataaaaaaatataataattgtatttatctttgagttatcgctagcgcaagtcaacgttatttgttgtttttagttaaatatctccacgtttcgtttacacttctccgtgtctcactcattccgtctctctctctctctcagagaaagaaagagagagagacggagtgagagcgagagaacgccactctgattggctgattccAGGGGTTGTCctctctatcacaacgacgcgctgataggctgttaccacctgggtcatacacatgtgcacagtgcatggaagttggaacctttcgctgcaggcacacagttgtctcgtatcgctacttcgctaactgttcactcgtcagtcactgaatgtgaatcaaatcacaatggcatgctccaagttggctcaggctggtgaaagaaaggtggacagggaaaaccaacgtttcaaggaagaatggacagagcaatatgttttcatcctacctactgcaagtaccagaccaatgtgtctaatatgcaacagtactgttgctttggtgaaaagtgaaaatctgaaacgtcactatctgaaagagcactgcgaatttgaagagacatttcctcatgattcagagctaagaaaaaaagaaataatgaggctgaaaaagtcatatgaaacatcaagcaagatttttgttaaatctatgacacagcaacaaatagcaacagagtgctcactcagagtggcatgggttttgggtaaacacaagaagccattctctgatgcagaaataattaaagaatgcttgactgaagtgatgggtgccatgtttgaaggcaaagaaaaggaggaaatgacagctaaaataaatcaaatcccactTTCTGATGCCACAGCTACCAGACGTACTGAAATACTGGCTGGTGATTTGTCCAAGCAGCTTTGTGATGGAATAAAAAACGCAGAGTGCATATCCCTAGCAGTGGATGAGTCCACTGACACCACTGACAATGCTCAGTTGTTGGTGTTTGTGAGGTATTATGATGAGGAAAAGGGGGAGTTTATTGAAGATGTTTTGGGCCTGGCAAACCTCCGTGGACAAACAAGGGGAGAagacatctataaagcaatatCAGAAATGCTGCATGAaaaagggatagatctgaagaaagTTGTGTCCATTGCTACTGATGGAGCTCCAGCCATGTTGGGGAGAGAGAAGGGACTTGTTCCGCGTCTGAGAGAACACCACCCTGGCCTGTTATCTTATCACTGCATAATCCACCTGTCtgtcctttgtgcaagtcttggaGAAGTGTACTCTGAAATTATGACAACAATgatgaaactcataaacttcttgAGAGCATCATCTGCACTGCAGCACCGCTTGCTGCGCACATTCCTAACAGAGGTAGATGCTGCTTTTGATGATTTGCTCGTGCACAACAACGTCAGATGGCTGAGCAAAGGCAGGGTCCTGGAGCGTTTTGGGGCCATTAGAGAAGAGCTGCAAGTGTTTCTGTCCCAGCAAAATGGCGCAAAAGCAAAacagttcctggaatttctgcaAAATGGCGCAAAAGCAAAacagttcctggaatttctgcaAAATGCTGGGAAAATGGAATCTGTGGCATTTTTGGCTGATATAACCTCCCATCTCAATGACCTAAGTCTCaagctacaggggaagaagaACACAGTGTGTGAGCTGATGTCAGAAGTCCGTTCCTTCCAGAGGAAGCTGGAGGTTTTCAAAAGTGACATACAGGTaactaatttgttattattattttctactaCACACTATTTTCTTCCACTTGATAATTCATACCTATTTTTAAGCATTGTTCCCAATATATATTTAAACTGTGTATCTACAGGAGGAACTACTCCACTTCCCCAAACTTCTGGAACTGACCAAAGGAGAGGGAGATCATCAGTGCCATTTGGAATTCTTGGAAAAACTAATTGCAAATTTCAAGACTCGCTTTGATGGCTTCATTTTGGGAAAACAAGTCCTGCTGTTCATTGAAAACCCATTCCTGATCAGAAATGTGAGTGCGTTCTCTGCAGAAGCAAAACAAGTCTTCCCATGGGCCAGAGCTGCTTCACTGCAGACTGAGCTCATTGACCTCCAAGAAAGTGTCGCACTGAAAGAGGCTCAATGTGACGCCATCACCTTCTGGTCAAAGCTGGTCATTCCTTCCAAGTTCCCTCTGCTGCATAAGATGGCCTGTCACATCCTCACAATGTTTGGCTCAACATACAGCTGTGAGTCTGCCTTCTCTACAATGAACATTGTGAAGAACAAGTACCGCAGCAGACTGACCAATGAACACCTGGATCAGTGTCTCCGCCTGGCCATCACACCTTTTGTGCCAAAGTTCAAAGTCTTGGCTTCAACCCCAAGAGCCCAATTCTCCCATTGAGCAGCTGTGTTTTACACAATGGGGATGTACTGTACCATAGTTATATTTGCGCATGAATGAGATCTGTTGAGGTCATTTGTTTACCAGGGATaggagggttgtgtttaaaagtatttattttttgttaaaactgaaagttttatttaagttcttatttatttttgtttcaaagaaaatctttcatgtattttattggatatttattttatttttgttaattttaagaaaatgttaaactactacctacctcctgctactatataagcttgaccgataataaacggacccagcctgtttcaaaaaaacatttgtggaccttcaagatttgtacttgaggacccctgctctattagccacaacacaaccaggctcatatttaatatgccacaaattaatcctgcataacaaacacctcccccctcccgtccatataacccgccaatacaactcaaacacctgcacaacacactcaatcccacagcccaaagtaccgttcacctccccaaagttcatacagcacatatatttccccaaagtccccaaagttacgtacgtgacatgcacatagcggcacgcacgtacgggcaagcgatcaaatgtttggaagccgcagctgcacgcgtactcacggtaccgtgtctgcgtatccaactcaaagtcctcctggtaagagtctctgttgtcccagttctccacaggccaatggtaaagcttgactgtcatctttcgggaatgtaaacaatgaaacaccggctgtgtttgtgttgctgcagtcggctgcaatacaccgcttcccacctacagctttcttctttgctgtctccattgttcattgaacaaattgcaaaagattcaccaacacagatgtccagaatactgtggaattttgcgatgaaaacagacgacttaatagctggtcaccatgctgtcccaaaatgtcctctacaatccgtgacgtcacgcgtagacatcatcataccgagacgttttcagcaggatatttcgcgcaaaatttaaaattgcactttagtaagctaacccggccgtattggcctgtgttgcaatgttaagatttcatcattgatatataaactatcagactgcgtggtcggtagtagtgggtttcagtaggcctttaagcgacGCACTGGACAATAAATTGACAATTCGGATTGAAAAATAACGCTTAATAATCAACACGATTGATGAGTTCTACTACAAAGCAGGCTACAATAAATTACTTTCTTACCACAAAAGTGTGTTTACCCTTACAAATGTTGCTGTGTCTGCTTCAGGGCACTATACTTCTTCACATGTGGGACTTAGGAACTAAACTGAGCAAGTACAGAGTAAATCAGGTTATTCCTCATTTGTTCTTGATTGGAGAATATTACAAGTGTTCATACTGTCCCTGACCTCTCTCCccttatatatctgatttatgtaaTGGAAAAAGTGTTAATTGGTAAGACATCTTGAGCCTTTTTATTAAGTGCACCTGTCAGTGTCGTATTTATATTTGCAGAGAGCAGGtcttaatacaaaaaatatgtttaaaatgagTACAACATTCAAAAATGAGACTATGTCTACTGTACCCAGGATGACAATCCACTGTttgcccaatttttttttatcttatgtgTATGacctagctcagtgtttttcaatcactgtgccgcggcacactagtgtgccgtgagatacagtctggtgtgccgtgagagatgatctaatttcacctatttgggttaaaaatatttttttgcaaaccagtaattccatccatccatccatccattttctaccgcttgtcacgttctacactcttagaaataaaagtgctaagtagaaccatataaggttcttcggctcgtcctcataggagaaccctttttggctccaggtagaaccattttataaaggttccacctggaacccttttggagggttctacctagaacccaacatgaagggttatacctagaactgtgtgtgtaaggttccacccagaaccccccatgaggggttctacaaagaacccacgcagggagttccactaagaaccctttcatgtttcaagggtttcatctagaacccacacaaggagttccactaagaacccttttgtattttaagggtttcatctagaacccacgcagggagttccactaagaaccctttcgtatttcaagggtttcatcgagaacccacacagggagttccactaagaaccctttcatttgtcaagggtttcatctagaacccatgcagggagttccactaagaaccctttcatgtttcaagggtttcatctagaacccacacagggagttccactaagaaccctttcgtttgtcaagggtttcatctagaaccaatgcagggagttccactaagaaccctttcatgtttcaaggggtttcatctagaacccacacagggagttccactaagaactctttcatgtttcaagggtttcatctagacctgacatagggggttctaaaaacatcccttttcaaaggttttcaccgataaccgtcttgtcttctgagggttctataaagaaccatattgtattctatagATCAGCTTAGTTCATATTatgttgtggtcatttatcatgttgacattgaacaaacattcaaaacattttaatgagaaaaatatttatttaaagatagtccaacaaaacag
Encoded proteins:
- the LOC140679062 gene encoding general transcription factor II-I repeat domain-containing protein 2-like; this translates as MNLSQQTIVIKPNTNLTNAVLVDNVVKFRDHQENDSLEERAMSFEQVVADFSVDLSAAAAEATRRTEILAGDLSKQLCDGIKNAECISLAVDESTDTTDNAQLLVFVRYYDEEKGEFIEDVLGLANLRGQTRGEDIYKAISEMLHEKGIDLKKVVSIATDGAPAMLGREKGLVPRLREHHPGLLSYHCIIHLSVLCASLGEVYSEIMTTMMKLINFLRASSALQHRLLRTFLTEVDAAFDDLLVHNNVRWLSKGRVLERFGAIREELQVFLSQQNGAKAKQFLEFLQNGAKAKQFLEFLQNAGKMESVAFLADITSHLNDLSLKLQGKKNTVCELMSEVRSFQRKLEVFKSDIQEELLHFPKLLELTKGEGDHQCHLEFLEKLIANFKTRFDGFILGKQVLLFIENPFLIRNVSAFSAEAKQVFPWARAASLQTELIDLQESVALKEAQCDAITFWSKLVIPSKFPLLHKMACHILTMFGSTYSCESAFSTMNIVKNKYRSRLTNEHLDQCLRLAITPFVPKFKVLASTPRAQFSH